In Longimicrobiales bacterium, a single window of DNA contains:
- a CDS encoding alpha/beta fold hydrolase, with protein sequence MPEPRLDFQMHRPEGSVDESPVAVLLHGRGSHMGDLQGVVAGLPDDWSVVTPQAPFHGADWGYGPGYAWYRYIAEDRVVEETLTHSLSRIDDFLRDLPEIMGFTPGPIILGGFSQGGTMSTAFVLTRPGQVTAALNFSGFLASGVPLPSGETAANGTPIFWGHGLDDPAIPFNLAVRGRAALSAAGVPLTSADYPIGHYIVQEELRAAVEMVNGL encoded by the coding sequence ATGCCTGAACCAAGACTGGATTTCCAAATGCACCGCCCGGAAGGGTCAGTCGACGAAAGTCCTGTAGCCGTTCTTCTTCATGGGCGTGGCAGTCACATGGGTGACCTTCAGGGCGTGGTGGCAGGCCTTCCTGATGATTGGAGTGTCGTCACTCCTCAGGCCCCGTTTCATGGCGCCGACTGGGGGTACGGCCCTGGATATGCCTGGTACCGTTACATCGCCGAAGATCGGGTGGTTGAAGAGACGCTGACCCACAGCTTGAGCCGAATCGACGACTTCCTCCGGGATTTGCCGGAGATCATGGGATTCACACCGGGACCGATCATTCTCGGTGGATTCTCTCAGGGGGGAACGATGAGCACAGCCTTCGTTCTCACTCGACCCGGTCAGGTGACCGCCGCTCTCAATTTTTCCGGATTCCTAGCTTCGGGAGTACCCCTGCCAAGCGGCGAAACCGCCGCTAACGGCACCCCGATCTTCTGGGGGCATGGTCTCGATGATCCGGCGATCCCGTTCAATCTGGCAGTGCGCGGGCGGGCCGCCCTGTCCGCAGCCGGCGTACCTCTCACGAGCGCGGACTATCCGATCGGACACTACATCGTCCAAGAGGAATTGCGCGCCGCAGTCGAGATGGTGAACGGCCTCTAG
- a CDS encoding ABC transporter ATP-binding protein — protein MSRVDDAPDGPVSDAGPSIELIDVRKSYMEGGRSHVVLDNVSVSIAAGERVAILGPSGSGKSTLLNLVSGIDLPDEGRVLVGGADIGAFSERERTLFRRDRVGFVFQFFNLLPTLTVLENLLLPLELAGRAEGESEARQLLAEVGLKARAGAFPDRLSGGEQQRVAIARALIHRPALLLADEPTGNLDQDTGERVVELLDGLVTAAGATLVIVTHSRGLAARMDRTLRVDRGALVES, from the coding sequence ATGAGTCGCGTAGACGACGCACCTGACGGACCTGTCTCGGACGCAGGACCGTCGATCGAGTTGATCGACGTTCGAAAGAGTTATATGGAAGGTGGGCGTAGTCACGTCGTGCTTGATAACGTGTCCGTGAGCATCGCTGCGGGTGAGCGTGTGGCCATCCTCGGTCCATCCGGATCCGGCAAGTCCACACTGCTCAATCTCGTGAGTGGTATTGACCTTCCCGATGAAGGGAGAGTGCTGGTCGGAGGAGCGGATATTGGTGCGTTCTCGGAGCGAGAACGCACGCTGTTTCGCCGCGATCGAGTCGGGTTCGTCTTTCAGTTTTTCAATCTCCTCCCGACGCTGACGGTGCTGGAGAATCTACTGTTGCCGCTCGAGCTGGCGGGAAGAGCCGAAGGAGAGTCCGAGGCCAGACAGCTTCTTGCTGAGGTGGGGCTTAAGGCCCGCGCTGGAGCCTTCCCCGATCGTCTCTCCGGCGGTGAACAGCAACGAGTCGCGATCGCCAGGGCCCTGATCCACCGGCCCGCGCTGCTCCTCGCCGACGAGCCAACCGGCAATCTCGATCAAGACACAGGCGAACGGGTGGTGGAGCTGCTCGATGGCCTGGTCACCGCAGCAGGGGCGACGCTCGTGATCGTAACGCACTCGCGAGGTCTCGCCGCACGTATGGATCGCACCTTACGCGTCGATCGGGGCGCGCTGGTCGAGAGTTGA
- a CDS encoding helical backbone metal receptor → MRIVSLACSNTEIVCALGCADLLVGVDDHSDFPVGIVAPLPKVGPDLQIDVERVASLEPDLVLATLTVPGHEQVVERLDAAGLPFIAPEPVSITDVYRDIREIGGLLGVSERAEVLVAEMRRELEAEEPSPDAPSVLIQWWPKPVITPGRQSWATDVIRAAGGRAVLGDEDIKSRPMTDEEVADRRPDAVVLSWCGVHPDKYRPDVVLRNEAWQDQSFVEHNRVFCIGEPFLGRPGPRLVDGVREMRKVVAALQEPSRPR, encoded by the coding sequence ATGCGAATCGTTTCTCTGGCCTGCTCCAACACCGAAATCGTATGCGCCCTCGGATGCGCAGACCTCCTCGTGGGGGTGGATGACCACTCCGATTTCCCGGTGGGTATCGTCGCACCACTTCCGAAGGTTGGCCCAGATCTACAAATCGATGTGGAGCGGGTTGCCTCACTCGAGCCGGACCTGGTGCTGGCTACGCTTACCGTCCCCGGGCACGAGCAGGTTGTGGAGCGCCTCGATGCGGCAGGGCTGCCCTTCATCGCGCCCGAACCGGTATCGATCACTGACGTCTACCGAGACATCCGAGAGATAGGCGGACTACTCGGTGTCTCAGAGCGAGCCGAAGTTCTCGTGGCCGAGATGCGAAGAGAACTGGAGGCCGAGGAGCCGTCGCCGGACGCGCCGAGCGTGTTGATCCAGTGGTGGCCCAAACCGGTGATCACGCCTGGGCGACAATCATGGGCAACGGATGTCATTCGGGCCGCCGGAGGCCGAGCGGTCCTCGGGGACGAAGACATCAAGAGTCGCCCGATGACGGACGAAGAGGTCGCCGACCGGCGGCCCGATGCGGTCGTGCTCTCCTGGTGTGGAGTGCATCCAGACAAGTACAGGCCGGATGTGGTTCTGAGAAATGAAGCGTGGCAGGACCAATCCTTCGTCGAGCACAACCGAGTGTTCTGTATCGGCGAGCCGTTTCTCGGGCGGCCCGGCCCGAGGCTCGTCGACGGCGTGCGCGAGATGAGGAAGGTCGTGGCGGCACTACAGGAGCCCTCCAGGCCGCGATAG
- a CDS encoding redoxin domain-containing protein, producing MRHAICAALLAGVFAMGGPVDVGAQESGLLAVGEMAPNFALPGATRFGVLDEPVTLSDYSGETVVLAFFFRVRTRG from the coding sequence ATGCGCCATGCAATCTGTGCCGCGCTTCTTGCGGGAGTGTTCGCGATGGGGGGCCCGGTCGACGTCGGTGCTCAGGAAAGCGGCCTGTTGGCCGTAGGCGAAATGGCTCCAAATTTTGCGCTCCCCGGCGCAACACGGTTTGGAGTGCTAGACGAGCCAGTGACCCTGAGTGACTACAGCGGCGAAACGGTTGTCCTCGCGTTCTTCTTCCGCGTTCGAACACGTGGCTGA
- a CDS encoding FtsX-like permease family protein yields the protein MKLLTRASVRHLTRHRLQSVLSVLGVALGVAVVLSIDLAISSARTGFQISAETVAGRATHVVVSESGTLDESLIRVLRVDLGLEAVAPVVEGYASSTEVPGRALRVLGIDPFSESPFRPWVAGGATGVDVSGLITTRLGVVISDGLARTAGVNVGDSLAVRASGDVWSAPVVAVVEPLDDMARAGLADVLLMDISSAQEILRTGPRLSRIELRLASENELADVRAALTEYLPGGTRVELAGTRAETMSGMIAAFDVNLTALSLLGLIFGMFLIYNSVTFSVVQRRDTLSRLRAIGVTRAEVMRLILSEAVWIGCAGAALGILLGVFLAEGLVGMIAATINDLYFAVAVRSVDLEPTLVAKAAGLGLASTLLASIPPALEAADANPRLSGLRSVIESRARSMVPRAAAAGVALTALGGGLLVLPTRSLLVSFSSLFFVITGLAAMTPAGTLLVVTVLRPALRATSGTLGSMAARGVGSSLSRTAPAIAALVVAVSVTVGLGVMIESFRGTLTRWLDTTLQADVYVSLPGPGASRASGTLWPEMIDAFVGHPQVVGHSTYRGAQIIRKEDVFQLVALELDPLGESAFTFAGGRSAEVMAAFRGGDGVIVSEPFAYRRGLAEGDHVQLSGEAGTRAFPIVGIFRDYGSEQGTVMLTRALYDQIYDDDGVTSLGLFLNEGADSEVVVAELMSLVPEGRTVVARTNDTLRRASLEVFERTFRITGVLRLLAFIVAFVGVLSALASLQLERARELGLLRAAGLTPGQLWRLVITQTGLIGLASGLLAVPMGLVLSLVMVFVVNKRSFGWSLDFQIGPTVLAQAVGLAVAAALLAGIYPAWRMARTSPALALRGE from the coding sequence ATGAAGCTACTGACACGAGCCAGCGTCAGACATCTGACAAGACATCGTCTCCAGTCGGTCCTCTCCGTGCTGGGCGTGGCCCTCGGGGTTGCGGTCGTGCTTTCCATCGACTTGGCGATTTCGAGTGCCCGGACCGGCTTTCAGATTTCAGCTGAGACGGTTGCTGGTCGCGCGACCCACGTGGTCGTGAGTGAATCGGGGACCCTCGACGAGTCGTTGATCCGCGTCCTTCGGGTGGACCTTGGACTTGAGGCCGTCGCGCCTGTGGTAGAGGGATATGCGTCGTCTACTGAGGTGCCCGGCCGCGCGCTCCGCGTGCTCGGTATCGACCCATTTTCGGAATCTCCTTTTCGGCCGTGGGTCGCAGGAGGTGCCACCGGCGTCGATGTGTCCGGATTGATTACGACCCGCCTCGGTGTGGTCATTTCCGACGGTCTCGCTCGGACAGCTGGCGTCAACGTCGGTGACTCTCTCGCTGTGCGGGCGTCGGGGGATGTGTGGTCTGCGCCGGTCGTTGCGGTCGTCGAACCTTTGGACGATATGGCTCGAGCTGGACTCGCTGACGTGCTGCTGATGGACATCAGTTCCGCACAGGAGATTCTCCGGACGGGTCCTCGTCTGAGTCGTATCGAATTGCGGCTCGCTTCAGAGAATGAACTCGCGGACGTTCGGGCAGCGTTGACTGAGTATCTGCCTGGCGGCACGCGCGTCGAGCTCGCAGGGACGCGTGCCGAAACCATGTCCGGAATGATTGCCGCGTTCGACGTCAATCTTACGGCGCTTAGTCTGCTCGGTCTCATTTTCGGAATGTTCCTGATATACAACTCCGTGACGTTCTCAGTGGTCCAGAGGCGGGACACGCTCAGTCGACTTCGGGCGATCGGGGTGACGCGAGCCGAGGTCATGCGACTGATTCTTTCTGAGGCGGTGTGGATCGGGTGTGCCGGGGCCGCCCTTGGCATACTCCTCGGTGTGTTCCTGGCGGAAGGGCTCGTCGGAATGATTGCCGCGACGATCAACGATCTCTACTTCGCGGTCGCCGTAAGGAGTGTCGATCTCGAGCCGACGCTCGTTGCCAAGGCGGCAGGGCTAGGGCTCGCATCGACTCTGCTGGCCTCTATACCCCCCGCGCTCGAGGCCGCTGATGCGAATCCTCGTCTTTCGGGACTCCGATCGGTCATTGAGTCCCGGGCTCGTTCAATGGTTCCGAGAGCCGCTGCAGCAGGCGTCGCGCTGACGGCACTGGGAGGAGGACTCCTGGTGCTGCCCACGCGAAGTCTTTTGGTCAGCTTTTCTTCGTTGTTCTTCGTGATCACCGGGCTTGCCGCCATGACACCAGCGGGGACCCTGCTTGTCGTCACGGTTCTGCGCCCGGCGCTCCGGGCCACCTCGGGCACGTTGGGGTCGATGGCGGCGCGAGGTGTGGGGAGCAGCCTCAGCAGAACCGCACCCGCCATCGCGGCTCTTGTAGTGGCGGTGTCCGTGACCGTCGGGCTTGGGGTCATGATTGAGAGCTTCCGTGGAACACTCACTCGATGGCTCGACACGACTCTCCAGGCGGACGTGTACGTCTCGCTGCCGGGCCCTGGAGCGTCACGGGCCTCAGGGACGCTGTGGCCTGAGATGATCGACGCGTTTGTCGGGCACCCCCAAGTGGTGGGTCACAGCACCTACAGAGGTGCGCAGATAATCCGCAAAGAGGACGTATTCCAACTGGTGGCGCTCGAATTGGATCCTCTGGGGGAGAGTGCGTTCACCTTTGCAGGCGGCCGGAGCGCAGAGGTGATGGCGGCGTTCCGAGGCGGCGACGGTGTGATCGTGTCTGAACCATTCGCCTACCGTCGAGGTCTCGCCGAGGGAGATCACGTCCAACTTTCGGGTGAGGCGGGCACTCGTGCGTTCCCTATTGTGGGCATCTTTCGCGACTACGGCTCGGAGCAGGGAACCGTCATGCTCACGCGAGCACTATATGATCAGATCTATGACGATGACGGGGTGACCTCGCTGGGACTGTTCCTCAACGAAGGTGCGGACTCTGAGGTTGTCGTCGCGGAACTGATGAGCTTGGTCCCGGAGGGACGAACTGTGGTGGCACGCACCAACGACACCCTTCGCCGCGCGTCTCTGGAGGTCTTCGAGCGAACGTTTCGGATCACAGGTGTGCTTCGCCTGCTGGCCTTCATCGTTGCATTCGTGGGAGTCCTCAGCGCGCTGGCATCACTCCAGCTTGAGCGAGCCCGCGAACTCGGACTACTTCGAGCGGCAGGGCTGACCCCCGGTCAGCTATGGCGGCTCGTCATTACACAGACCGGCCTCATCGGTCTGGCGTCCGGACTCCTCGCGGTTCCGATGGGCCTCGTCCTTTCCCTCGTGATGGTATTCGTAGTGAACAAGCGATCGTTCGGGTGGTCGCTTGACTTTCAGATCGGCCCTACGGTTCTAGCCCAGGCGGTCGGCCTAGCGGTGGCCGCAGCCCTGTTGGCCGGGATCTATCCGGCTTGGCGCATGGCACGCACATCGCCGGCTTTGGCATTGCGCGGTGAATAA
- a CDS encoding peptidylprolyl isomerase, translating to MLTSTRLLLATAMLTACGTDAPPALTVGTISFTEDQLLGLTESRREALAHLTAFGLVVADSTTNILGEPLVSNWVDDRRVEILAANLTLEVNDVGDTVLEAQYLTDPQWELVVRHILFFSERWRSVDHRAEAEVKASRAMDALQAGADFAFTAAELSEEPGAEGRQGLLTPGREGSWVPEFWSAALAMEPGDISPVTETQYGYHILRLEGRDIVPFSEARTLVARAVAAQIGDVDATFENWLATAGDRPDERRAAAVAEAEARAILVPEGERAELVRVWDDMTYRWASTLGFTHGMSTDEVANAAMVALANPSQGAELVRREISAHGELLDARYDVSRASSR from the coding sequence ATGCTTACCTCTACACGACTTCTACTGGCCACCGCAATGCTGACCGCCTGCGGTACGGACGCGCCGCCTGCCCTCACTGTGGGGACGATTTCGTTCACCGAAGACCAGTTACTGGGCTTGACGGAGAGCCGACGCGAAGCGCTTGCCCACCTGACGGCTTTCGGTCTGGTAGTCGCAGACTCCACGACCAATATCCTTGGAGAGCCACTCGTCTCCAATTGGGTCGACGACAGGCGAGTCGAGATTCTGGCCGCGAACCTTACCCTCGAGGTGAATGACGTCGGGGACACCGTCCTCGAGGCTCAGTATCTGACGGATCCCCAGTGGGAACTCGTCGTCCGGCACATCCTGTTCTTCAGCGAGCGGTGGAGGTCGGTCGATCATCGGGCAGAAGCAGAGGTCAAGGCGAGTCGAGCAATGGACGCGCTCCAAGCGGGTGCCGACTTCGCCTTCACTGCAGCGGAATTGTCGGAGGAGCCGGGAGCCGAAGGGCGGCAAGGCCTGCTCACTCCAGGTCGCGAGGGATCGTGGGTACCCGAGTTCTGGTCGGCCGCCCTGGCCATGGAGCCCGGTGACATCAGTCCGGTGACTGAGACGCAGTACGGCTACCATATTCTCCGTCTTGAGGGTCGCGACATCGTGCCGTTCTCGGAGGCGCGCACCCTAGTGGCGCGGGCCGTCGCGGCACAGATCGGGGACGTCGATGCCACCTTCGAGAACTGGCTGGCGACTGCCGGAGATCGTCCCGACGAGCGGCGAGCAGCCGCGGTTGCCGAGGCGGAAGCACGAGCCATACTCGTCCCGGAGGGTGAGAGGGCTGAGTTGGTCCGGGTGTGGGATGACATGACGTATCGCTGGGCTTCGACGCTGGGTTTCACACATGGAATGAGCACCGACGAAGTAGCGAACGCAGCGATGGTGGCTCTGGCCAATCCGTCTCAAGGCGCTGAACTCGTGCGGCGGGAGATCAGTGCCCATGGCGAACTGCTTGATGCCCGGTACGACGTGTCGAGAGCGTCGAGTCGGTGA
- a CDS encoding MBL fold metallo-hydrolase encodes MTERHAVVGLLLVVFLALPCPAASQSVDEWRTRFAAGEQARQAGEHRVYATEMAAAADALPEGVLNRPFIQYHAARAAALAGDADAAVYWLRTTWDEGLESLMISFAPFDPAFADIVDDSDFLAVMALAAEIELSVRRLGGSVHLIVGAGANVVAQVGSDGVFLVDTGYGSALPALQAALASLSNMPVSRLLVTHPHEDHMGATPELGAAVTVLAHPGTTAAMRAQYDFMDGVSMPPKPQQALPDVEISGDTTFVFNGETVRVVPTLAHTGGDLSVYFSDAHVAHFGDSYLPGNPMIYPGTEDPDGFLDRLEAFIGSMDLATVVVGGHEEIGDLAAVRAQIEVSRACMAFVRGAMEDGLTIEQTAEQGVDRFPPQWVAFFYGLFASR; translated from the coding sequence ATGACGGAACGGCATGCGGTAGTGGGCCTGCTCCTAGTGGTCTTCTTGGCGCTTCCTTGCCCGGCGGCCTCCCAGAGTGTCGACGAGTGGAGGACTCGTTTCGCGGCCGGTGAGCAGGCTCGTCAGGCGGGAGAACATCGGGTCTATGCGACCGAAATGGCCGCCGCTGCGGATGCTCTGCCCGAAGGCGTGCTGAATCGGCCGTTCATCCAGTACCATGCCGCGCGGGCCGCGGCACTCGCGGGGGATGCCGACGCTGCCGTCTACTGGTTACGGACGACGTGGGACGAAGGCCTCGAATCGCTCATGATCTCATTCGCGCCGTTCGACCCGGCGTTCGCAGATATCGTGGATGACTCCGACTTCCTTGCGGTGATGGCGCTCGCTGCTGAGATAGAGCTGTCCGTGCGTCGACTCGGAGGAAGCGTTCACCTGATCGTCGGAGCTGGCGCCAATGTGGTGGCTCAGGTCGGATCGGACGGAGTGTTCTTAGTCGACACCGGCTATGGCTCGGCCCTCCCGGCCCTTCAAGCGGCGCTCGCCTCGCTTTCGAACATGCCTGTCTCGCGGCTGCTCGTGACTCATCCTCACGAAGATCACATGGGTGCTACGCCGGAGCTTGGTGCCGCGGTGACGGTCCTTGCCCATCCGGGGACGACCGCAGCCATGAGGGCGCAGTATGACTTCATGGATGGGGTCTCCATGCCCCCGAAGCCGCAACAGGCCCTCCCCGACGTCGAGATTTCCGGCGACACCACGTTTGTGTTCAACGGCGAAACAGTTCGGGTGGTGCCTACCCTGGCCCATACGGGCGGAGACCTCTCGGTGTACTTCAGCGATGCCCACGTCGCACACTTTGGTGACAGCTATCTCCCGGGCAATCCGATGATATATCCCGGCACCGAAGATCCGGATGGATTTCTGGACCGGCTCGAAGCATTCATCGGTTCAATGGACCTGGCTACGGTCGTCGTCGGTGGCCACGAAGAGATCGGGGACCTCGCAGCCGTGCGGGCCCAGATCGAAGTGTCGAGGGCGTGTATGGCTTTTGTCCGCGGGGCGATGGAGGACGGGCTTACCATCGAACAGACGGCAGAGCAGGGGGTGGATCGGTTTCCGCCTCAGTGGGTCGCGTTCTTCTACGGTCTCTTCGCGTCGCGCTGA
- a CDS encoding thioredoxin family protein, with the protein MAETPSTMLALQTQAPEFSLPDPVTGETVSLADFAGAPALVVMVLSNHCPFVKHVASELADFGRDYQERGVGIVAICGNDARAYPADSPEKMAREVQLRGYSFPYLFDESQDVLKAYQAACTPDFFLFDGCRELAYRGQFDGSRPSLNVPVTGNDLRTACDTVLAGRQPKGDQHPSIGCNIKWKTGNTPNWFA; encoded by the coding sequence GTGGCTGAAACACCCTCGACGATGCTGGCACTGCAGACCCAGGCACCGGAATTCAGCCTGCCCGATCCTGTGACCGGCGAGACGGTGTCGTTGGCCGACTTTGCCGGGGCTCCGGCTCTGGTCGTTATGGTGCTGTCGAACCACTGCCCGTTCGTGAAACACGTGGCGTCCGAACTGGCGGACTTTGGGCGGGACTATCAGGAGCGCGGAGTTGGAATCGTGGCGATCTGTGGTAACGACGCTCGCGCGTATCCGGCTGACAGCCCGGAGAAGATGGCTCGTGAGGTCCAGCTTCGTGGTTACTCGTTCCCCTACCTCTTCGACGAGTCGCAGGATGTCCTGAAAGCGTACCAGGCGGCCTGCACGCCGGACTTCTTCCTCTTTGATGGATGTCGGGAACTCGCGTACAGAGGACAGTTCGATGGTAGTCGTCCCTCGCTCAATGTCCCCGTGACGGGCAACGATCTACGGACGGCTTGCGATACCGTTTTGGCCGGCCGCCAGCCAAAGGGGGATCAGCACCCGAGCATCGGCTGCAACATCAAGTGGAAAACTGGAAACACACCTAACTGGTTCGCATAA
- a CDS encoding GreA/GreB family elongation factor, protein MLEVIREKIEGEILNLTNELNVDLPARIKTALEHGDLRENAEFKAAKERQGFVMARLNHLTSRMTELSKINVNDMVYDRVGFGSKVKIRDLGMGEDYDFTITAGDFIDLDGGQVSLASPIGRGLLGAAEGEEVTIDLPAGERQYKILELSTLPQQLEVKGG, encoded by the coding sequence ATGCTTGAAGTAATTCGCGAAAAGATCGAGGGTGAGATTCTCAACCTCACGAACGAACTGAACGTTGATCTGCCCGCGCGCATCAAGACTGCACTGGAGCACGGAGACCTCCGCGAGAACGCCGAGTTCAAGGCGGCGAAAGAGCGTCAGGGCTTCGTCATGGCACGGCTGAATCATCTGACGTCCCGCATGACCGAGCTGTCGAAGATCAATGTCAACGACATGGTCTACGATCGCGTTGGCTTCGGCTCAAAGGTGAAGATCCGCGACCTAGGAATGGGAGAGGACTACGACTTCACGATTACTGCCGGGGACTTCATTGATCTGGATGGCGGGCAGGTATCGCTGGCTTCCCCTATCGGTCGAGGTCTTCTTGGTGCCGCGGAAGGTGAAGAGGTGACGATCGATCTACCAGCTGGTGAGCGGCAGTACAAGATTCTCGAACTATCGACCCTTCCTCAACAGTTGGAAGTGAAGGGCGGCTGA
- a CDS encoding M50 family metallopeptidase — MNGKLRFLLSFGFFFVALWLLWDTALVYPLKIFVVLLHEVSHAIAVVATGGTLDRITLDPLQGGATYFQGGNAFLALSAGYLGSLIWGGIFFTAGRNNRVRTDWVNGAIGVTGILLTIFYVRSGFGIAFGIFFGAAMVAAAKNIGARWNRRLLLTIGLTSALYAVLDIKSDVLDRPELESDAYMLAELTGIGSAMTWGILWMAIAVVFTGWLLMRAWDDA, encoded by the coding sequence ATGAACGGAAAGCTTCGATTCCTGCTCAGCTTCGGCTTCTTCTTCGTAGCACTCTGGTTGCTATGGGATACGGCCCTCGTCTATCCGCTCAAGATCTTCGTGGTCCTACTTCACGAGGTCAGCCATGCGATCGCAGTGGTCGCTACCGGAGGAACGCTCGACCGGATCACCCTTGATCCTCTCCAAGGGGGCGCGACGTATTTCCAAGGCGGGAACGCATTCTTGGCCCTGAGCGCGGGCTACCTCGGGAGTCTCATCTGGGGAGGGATATTCTTCACGGCGGGTCGCAACAATCGGGTACGGACGGACTGGGTGAACGGTGCCATCGGCGTGACGGGCATCCTTTTGACGATCTTTTATGTGCGAAGCGGATTCGGGATCGCCTTCGGCATCTTTTTTGGCGCCGCGATGGTGGCGGCGGCGAAAAATATCGGCGCCAGATGGAACCGACGGCTTTTACTCACGATCGGTCTAACAAGCGCGCTCTATGCGGTCCTCGACATCAAGAGCGACGTCCTGGATCGACCGGAACTTGAGTCCGACGCATACATGCTCGCCGAGTTGACCGGCATCGGATCCGCCATGACGTGGGGTATCCTGTGGATGGCGATCGCGGTCGTCTTCACAGGATGGCTCCTCATGCGAGCATGGGACGACGCCTGA
- a CDS encoding TlpA disulfide reductase family protein, giving the protein MLAINSFHGVRAVMLTVCLLAAVPGSALAQSGGVSLALGTQGPGAALEDLAGGTVELLDYVEAGKPTVFEFWATWCEQCEALQPQFDQMQAEHGAEVNIVAVAVGVSQSVRRVNRHLEEHDPGYPYLFDKRGAAVRAYSATTTSIVVMLDRDGKVAYTGVGTGQDLMGAVGRLLGS; this is encoded by the coding sequence ATGCTCGCGATAAACAGCTTTCACGGCGTCCGAGCGGTGATGCTCACGGTTTGTCTTCTCGCTGCTGTGCCCGGTTCTGCCCTGGCTCAATCGGGAGGGGTCTCATTGGCCCTCGGCACTCAGGGCCCGGGCGCTGCGCTGGAAGACCTCGCAGGCGGGACGGTTGAACTTCTCGACTATGTCGAGGCGGGCAAGCCGACCGTGTTTGAGTTCTGGGCGACGTGGTGTGAACAGTGCGAGGCGCTTCAGCCTCAATTCGATCAGATGCAGGCGGAGCACGGTGCCGAGGTCAACATCGTGGCGGTCGCGGTGGGCGTTTCACAGAGCGTGCGAAGGGTGAACCGTCACCTCGAAGAGCATGACCCGGGATACCCGTATCTTTTCGACAAGCGAGGGGCTGCGGTGCGTGCGTACAGTGCGACGACAACCTCGATCGTCGTTATGCTCGACCGGGACGGGAAGGTCGCCTATACTGGCGTTGGCACTGGCCAGGACCTCATGGGTGCGGTAGGGCGTTTGCTGGGCAGCTGA
- a CDS encoding redoxin domain-containing protein yields the protein MRAYRDQYASLFNAGQNVVVMGVSNDSSEEGASWLHDEDFPFVFVSDAENDGATYAAFGGGLRDNNMVDSRAVIVVGPDGRIAGTIPAFNQNDPMAYEELAEIVDRVTPEPAEGN from the coding sequence ATGAGAGCGTACCGTGATCAGTACGCAAGTCTTTTCAATGCAGGACAAAACGTGGTCGTGATGGGTGTTTCCAACGACTCGTCGGAAGAAGGTGCTTCGTGGCTGCACGACGAGGACTTCCCCTTCGTGTTCGTGAGTGATGCCGAGAACGATGGCGCGACGTACGCCGCATTTGGTGGCGGACTGCGCGACAACAACATGGTCGACAGCCGAGCCGTGATCGTAGTCGGGCCAGATGGCCGGATCGCGGGCACAATTCCGGCGTTCAACCAAAACGATCCGATGGCCTATGAAGAGCTGGCCGAGATCGTAGACCGCGTGACACCGGAGCCTGCAGAGGGCAACTGA
- a CDS encoding sulfite exporter TauE/SafE family protein: protein MTLGLMPIDPGGGLAETLSSNPLVALAAMFVAGVLTSLTPCVYPMIPITSAVIAGTTREGQTKFRTITLTLTYAVGLATLYATLGAIAGLSGQIFGTISANPWALFAIGNLLIVFALSMLDVLPVPVPRKLLERAAATDGGSYGAVFVMGAMSGIVAAPCGAPAFAVVLTWVAATQAGLMGFVYLFVFSIGMTSLLVVVGLFSGALVMLPRSGAWMVWVKRAAAVIMLAMAEYYFMTAGYNL, encoded by the coding sequence ATGACTCTTGGACTGATGCCGATCGACCCGGGTGGGGGCCTCGCCGAAACGCTATCGAGCAATCCGCTCGTCGCGCTCGCGGCGATGTTCGTGGCCGGTGTTCTGACGAGCCTGACGCCATGCGTCTACCCGATGATTCCGATTACCAGCGCGGTGATCGCCGGGACGACGCGCGAAGGTCAGACGAAATTTCGGACAATCACGCTGACCCTCACCTATGCTGTGGGCCTCGCGACACTGTACGCGACGCTCGGGGCGATCGCCGGGCTCAGCGGCCAGATCTTCGGGACGATCAGTGCTAATCCGTGGGCATTATTTGCGATCGGAAATCTATTGATCGTCTTCGCCCTCTCCATGCTCGACGTGCTGCCTGTTCCCGTGCCTCGGAAACTGCTCGAGCGCGCTGCTGCTACCGATGGAGGCTCTTACGGAGCCGTGTTTGTCATGGGGGCCATGTCAGGCATCGTGGCGGCGCCGTGCGGTGCACCGGCTTTTGCGGTGGTGCTGACATGGGTGGCGGCGACGCAGGCGGGACTGATGGGTTTTGTCTACCTCTTCGTGTTCTCGATCGGGATGACGTCATTGCTCGTTGTGGTCGGACTTTTTTCGGGCGCGCTCGTGATGCTCCCTCGTTCGGGAGCCTGGATGGTGTGGGTGAAGCGCGCTGCCGCTGTGATCATGCTGGCAATGGCGGAGTACTACTTCATGACGGCCGGCTACAATCTCTGA